The Orcinus orca chromosome 16, mOrcOrc1.1, whole genome shotgun sequence genome includes a window with the following:
- the LOC117202511 gene encoding uncharacterized protein LOC117202511 isoform X2 gives MTVLPPCVSSAPLCGVGRSQAQGPWRVNNNQNNFKFTDILCNQHQPLHQENRTLYCWLLQNIEQSSVCYTLPLTRNSSTWRRIASVTQSVDRSFSDQNPNPLPDGRPRISALVLGRPEWGRPLACDQWAPRRHPSRPFQPLEVGAPVDTGSTTVHCDRCSRAPCPPGAPSSDTSSVPLGARPCRLLRPGGRSRSLFHGSFKRKARRPFPFHLLNDLIHEGLGHHGSQHGPVPGSHGTAPTAPSSALGPSRSRAAGPWGTLGPSRSRAAGPWGTPGRGTEAGRGGQQSVSDRSMQLTCEVTPTVMGSNPP, from the exons ATGTGTGTCATCTGCACCTCTGTGTGGAGTAGGAAGGTCTCAAGCTCAAGGTCCCTGGCGGGTAAACAACAATCAAAACAATTTCAAGTTCACGGACATCCTCTGCAATCAACATCAACCGCTCCATCAGGAAAACAGGACCTTGTATTGTTG gttattacagaatattgagcagagttccgtgtgctatacg CTCCCTCTGACGAGGAACTCCAGCACTTGGAGAAGAATTGCGTCAGTGACCCAGAGTGTAGACAGGAGCTTCTCTGACCAGAATCCAAACCCGCTCCCTGATGGGAGGCCAAGGATTTCAGCTCTGGTGCTTGGTCGCCCAGAGTGGGGACGCCCGTTAGCATGTGACCAGTGGGCACCCCGGAGACACCCCTCTCGCCCATTCCAGCCTCTCGAGGTCGGGGCTCCTGTGGACACAGGCTCCACTACTGTGCACTGTGACAGGTGCTCCCGAGCACCGTGTCCTCCTGGCGCCCCGTCTTCTGACACCTCATCAGTCCCTCTGGGTGCCAGGCCTTGCCGACTGCTTCGTCCTGGAGGCCGGTCCCGGAGCCTATTTCACGGCTCATTCAAAAGGAAAGCGAGGAGGCCTTTTCCatttcatctgttaaatgatTTAATTCACGAGGGACTTGGTCACCACGGATCCCAGCACGGCCCGGTTCCCGGGTCTCATGGAACCGCACCAACTGCACCAAGCTCTGCGCTGGGCCCCAGCAGAAGCCGCGCGGCTGGGCCCTGGGGGACGTTGGGCCCCAGCAGAAGCCGCGCGGCCGGGCCCTGGGGGACACCTGGTCGGGGGactgaggctgggaggggagggcagcagAGTGTGTCTGATCGTTCGATGCAGCTGACGTGTGAAGTGACACCCACAGTGATGGGATCCAATCCCCCCTGA
- the LOC117202511 gene encoding uncharacterized protein LOC117202511 isoform X1 yields the protein MTVLPPCVSSAPLCGVGRSQAQGPWRVNNNQNNFKFTDILCNQHQPLHQENRTLYCWLLQNIEQSSVCYTQLPLTRNSSTWRRIASVTQSVDRSFSDQNPNPLPDGRPRISALVLGRPEWGRPLACDQWAPRRHPSRPFQPLEVGAPVDTGSTTVHCDRCSRAPCPPGAPSSDTSSVPLGARPCRLLRPGGRSRSLFHGSFKRKARRPFPFHLLNDLIHEGLGHHGSQHGPVPGSHGTAPTAPSSALGPSRSRAAGPWGTLGPSRSRAAGPWGTPGRGTEAGRGGQQSVSDRSMQLTCEVTPTVMGSNPP from the exons ATGTGTGTCATCTGCACCTCTGTGTGGAGTAGGAAGGTCTCAAGCTCAAGGTCCCTGGCGGGTAAACAACAATCAAAACAATTTCAAGTTCACGGACATCCTCTGCAATCAACATCAACCGCTCCATCAGGAAAACAGGACCTTGTATTGTTG gttattacagaatattgagcagagttccgtgtgctatacg CAGCTCCCTCTGACGAGGAACTCCAGCACTTGGAGAAGAATTGCGTCAGTGACCCAGAGTGTAGACAGGAGCTTCTCTGACCAGAATCCAAACCCGCTCCCTGATGGGAGGCCAAGGATTTCAGCTCTGGTGCTTGGTCGCCCAGAGTGGGGACGCCCGTTAGCATGTGACCAGTGGGCACCCCGGAGACACCCCTCTCGCCCATTCCAGCCTCTCGAGGTCGGGGCTCCTGTGGACACAGGCTCCACTACTGTGCACTGTGACAGGTGCTCCCGAGCACCGTGTCCTCCTGGCGCCCCGTCTTCTGACACCTCATCAGTCCCTCTGGGTGCCAGGCCTTGCCGACTGCTTCGTCCTGGAGGCCGGTCCCGGAGCCTATTTCACGGCTCATTCAAAAGGAAAGCGAGGAGGCCTTTTCCatttcatctgttaaatgatTTAATTCACGAGGGACTTGGTCACCACGGATCCCAGCACGGCCCGGTTCCCGGGTCTCATGGAACCGCACCAACTGCACCAAGCTCTGCGCTGGGCCCCAGCAGAAGCCGCGCGGCTGGGCCCTGGGGGACGTTGGGCCCCAGCAGAAGCCGCGCGGCCGGGCCCTGGGGGACACCTGGTCGGGGGactgaggctgggaggggagggcagcagAGTGTGTCTGATCGTTCGATGCAGCTGACGTGTGAAGTGACACCCACAGTGATGGGATCCAATCCCCCCTGA